A portion of the Syntrophaceae bacterium genome contains these proteins:
- a CDS encoding universal stress protein yields the protein MFRSILIPTDGSDYSRTALEYGIYIAKKLDARITGLHVIDIKVLQGPVLNDICSAASLCPGPEFFSVIEKALESRADKILREFRERCETQGLTPDVKKVSGIIDEEIIREGQGADLILLAQRGEHYPLSRSVLLGSTAEAVVRKAGKPVLVTPASFIEIESMGVAYDGSPPADRALKIAAELSDKCRWPLTVLIVTDQARVSADLSAKVEAALDETLIDKDTIVLGGKEEKEILKFIDEGAVELMLMGTHGHSRFKELLLGSTTSHVVRKSKIPVLLTR from the coding sequence ATGTTCCGCAGCATCCTCATCCCCACGGACGGGTCCGATTACAGCCGCACGGCACTCGAGTACGGGATCTACATTGCGAAGAAGCTCGACGCCCGCATCACCGGTCTCCACGTGATCGACATCAAGGTGCTCCAGGGGCCCGTACTCAACGACATCTGCAGCGCGGCAAGCCTCTGTCCCGGCCCCGAGTTCTTCTCCGTGATCGAAAAGGCCCTCGAGTCGCGTGCGGACAAGATCCTGCGCGAATTCCGCGAGCGCTGCGAGACGCAGGGGCTCACCCCCGACGTGAAGAAGGTGTCGGGGATCATCGACGAGGAGATCATCCGCGAGGGGCAGGGGGCCGATCTCATCCTGCTCGCCCAGCGGGGCGAGCACTACCCCCTGAGCCGCAGCGTGCTGCTGGGATCCACGGCCGAGGCGGTGGTCCGGAAGGCCGGCAAGCCCGTCCTGGTCACTCCCGCTTCGTTCATCGAGATCGAGAGCATGGGTGTCGCCTACGACGGAAGCCCCCCCGCCGATCGCGCCCTCAAGATCGCCGCCGAGCTTTCCGACAAGTGCCGCTGGCCGCTCACGGTGCTCATCGTGACGGACCAGGCAAGGGTCTCGGCCGACCTGAGCGCGAAGGTGGAGGCGGCCCTCGACGAAACCCTCATCGACAAGGACACCATCGTTCTCGGGGGGAAAGAGGAAAAGGAGATCCTCAAGTTCATCGACGAGGGGGCCGTCGAGCTGATGCTGATGGGCACCCACGGGCACAGCCGGTTCAAGGAGCTCCTGCTCGGCAGCACCACCTCGCACGTCGTGCGCAAGAGCAAAATCCCGGTCCTGCTGACCCGCTAA
- a CDS encoding toxin-antitoxin system YwqK family antitoxin, translating into MKWDFFAPRRKDGEHLSYYRKGQLRERRNYRKGKLDGIYESYYENGQLLVRMSFKAGQRHGEATSYYRDGTLREKCTFEKDKIVGEYTSYYETGQLREKEFYNREGRLEGEYLLYYRNGQLKEKETFVDGKFEGDYVSYYKNGQIREKGTFRGEKREGPYVAYDRDGRLLEQAVFKAGKPVGAHTLLAAGSAAALTIGQGDEDLDEHEFDRMLRKMGDFGKKTDNGAAPKALTDEDEDEEEDG; encoded by the coding sequence ATGAAATGGGATTTCTTCGCCCCGCGACGCAAGGACGGGGAACATCTTTCCTATTACCGCAAGGGACAGCTGCGCGAGAGGCGCAACTACCGGAAGGGAAAGCTCGACGGAATCTACGAATCCTATTACGAGAACGGCCAGCTCCTCGTGCGGATGTCCTTCAAGGCCGGTCAGCGGCACGGGGAGGCAACGTCCTATTATCGCGACGGCACGCTCCGGGAGAAGTGCACCTTCGAGAAGGACAAGATCGTCGGCGAATACACGTCCTACTACGAGACGGGGCAGCTTCGGGAGAAGGAGTTCTACAACCGCGAGGGGCGGCTCGAGGGCGAGTATCTCCTCTACTACCGCAACGGCCAGCTGAAGGAAAAGGAGACCTTCGTCGACGGGAAGTTCGAAGGGGACTACGTCTCCTACTACAAGAACGGGCAGATCCGCGAGAAGGGCACCTTTCGCGGCGAAAAGCGCGAAGGCCCCTACGTCGCCTATGACCGCGACGGCCGGCTGCTGGAGCAGGCGGTGTTCAAGGCCGGCAAGCCGGTCGGCGCCCACACGCTGCTGGCCGCAGGGTCGGCCGCGGCCCTGACCATCGGCCAGGGCGACGAGGACCTCGACGAGCACGAGTTCGACCGGATGCTCAGGAAGATGGGCGACTTCGGGAAAAAGACCGACAACGGCGCAGCGCCGAAGGCGTTGACGGACGAGGACGAGGACGAGGAGGAGGACGGCTGA